The proteins below are encoded in one region of Amycolatopsis acidiphila:
- a CDS encoding AraC family transcriptional regulator encodes MTQAANSLEERITSGDLVAELLARAPDLGANSADWPGLTVYRFAGPVAPAWEEVQSLSLCVVAQGRKCVTVDGVHYHYDPFHYLVLNSHLHFTAEIVEASAAKPFVSFVLQIDPAAVRAVSVEMLERRRAAEGAARPMGVGTGQAFVSALDRHLLGAVLRFLRSLSSGADRRVLAPAYLREIVYRVLQADQYARLLQIASYQENNDPVTRVVAYVRAHLAEPLTVADLAEHVSLSPSVFTAQFRETAGRSPYQFVKEMRLNKARELLVTGGATVAGVSRAVGYPNPSHFITEFRKRFGMSPRAYCDFTQLSSDLTWQHVDRS; translated from the coding sequence ATGACGCAGGCTGCGAACTCGCTTGAAGAGCGGATCACTTCCGGCGATCTCGTCGCGGAGCTGCTGGCGAGAGCGCCGGACCTGGGTGCCAACAGCGCGGACTGGCCCGGGCTGACTGTCTACCGGTTCGCCGGACCGGTCGCCCCCGCCTGGGAGGAAGTGCAGTCGCTCTCGCTCTGCGTGGTCGCGCAGGGCCGCAAGTGCGTGACGGTCGACGGGGTGCACTACCACTACGACCCGTTCCACTACCTGGTGCTCAACAGTCACCTGCACTTCACCGCCGAGATCGTCGAGGCCAGTGCGGCCAAGCCGTTCGTATCCTTCGTCCTGCAGATCGATCCGGCAGCGGTCCGGGCGGTGTCGGTCGAGATGCTGGAGCGGCGGCGGGCAGCGGAGGGGGCGGCGCGGCCGATGGGGGTAGGCACCGGGCAGGCCTTCGTGTCCGCCCTCGACCGCCACCTGCTCGGCGCGGTCCTGCGGTTCCTGCGTTCGCTGTCGAGCGGCGCCGACCGGCGGGTGCTCGCCCCGGCCTATCTGCGCGAGATCGTCTACCGGGTGCTGCAGGCCGACCAGTATGCCCGGCTCCTGCAGATCGCCTCCTACCAAGAGAACAACGACCCGGTCACCCGGGTGGTCGCGTACGTGCGTGCCCACCTGGCCGAGCCGCTGACGGTCGCCGACCTGGCCGAGCACGTGTCGTTGAGCCCATCGGTGTTCACCGCCCAGTTCCGGGAGACGGCCGGGAGGTCTCCGTATCAGTTCGTCAAGGAGATGCGGTTGAACAAGGCCCGCGAGCTGCTCGTGACGGGCGGCGCCACGGTCGCCGGCGTCTCCCGCGCAGTCGGCTACCCGAACCCGTCCCACTTCATCACCGAGTTCCGTAAGCGCTTCGGCATGTCGCCACGGGCGTACTGCGACTTCACCCAGTTGAGCAGCGACCTCACCTGGCAGCACGTGGACCGCTCGTGA
- a CDS encoding putative quinol monooxygenase, producing MPHVVIATWKAKPGRAGRIRKILETVAPLNRAEEKMLQFEAHVSTEDPDTFVLYEKYTDASGYDDHRETETFKSYVLGEALPELAERSVARFEVIG from the coding sequence ATGCCGCACGTGGTCATCGCGACCTGGAAGGCCAAGCCCGGCCGGGCCGGGCGCATCAGGAAGATCCTGGAGACGGTGGCACCGCTCAACCGCGCCGAGGAGAAGATGCTCCAGTTCGAGGCGCACGTGAGCACCGAGGATCCGGACACCTTCGTGCTGTACGAGAAGTACACCGACGCGTCCGGTTACGACGACCACCGTGAGACCGAGACCTTCAAGTCCTACGTGCTCGGCGAGGCCCTGCCGGAGCTGGCGGAACGGAGCGTCGCCAGGTTCGAGGTGATCGGCTGA
- a CDS encoding iron-sulfur cluster assembly protein, with amino-acid sequence MTTAAVLTVHEQQLRVPAAEARAALESVRGLAAIQAVAKLRLGPGRTCEPLARLIDKALARAGLGPEQLVVVGGEAREGEDIVRVRRKAHGKADWISSPTSDVRLSLEPAGLHGLPGKLAPEPARLEDLPPTAPKPGPPDARARAVREALYEVIDPDLGVNIVDLGFVRHVQVDDDGAAAITMTLTSAACPLTRVMEDQIRTVLLEGTGGLVRDFRIEWSWLPAWRPADISEDGREQLRAIGFTHF; translated from the coding sequence ATGACCACTGCCGCAGTGCTGACAGTCCACGAGCAGCAGCTCCGGGTCCCCGCGGCGGAGGCTCGTGCCGCGCTCGAGTCGGTCCGTGGCCTTGCGGCCATCCAGGCCGTGGCGAAGCTGAGGCTCGGCCCCGGCAGGACCTGTGAACCGCTGGCGCGCCTGATCGACAAGGCACTGGCCAGGGCCGGGCTCGGCCCCGAGCAGCTGGTCGTGGTCGGCGGCGAGGCGCGGGAGGGCGAGGACATCGTCCGCGTTCGCCGCAAGGCGCACGGAAAGGCCGACTGGATCAGCAGCCCCACCTCCGACGTGCGGCTCTCACTGGAGCCGGCCGGGCTGCACGGTCTTCCCGGCAAGCTCGCTCCGGAGCCGGCTCGGCTGGAGGACCTTCCGCCCACCGCGCCGAAGCCCGGCCCGCCGGACGCCAGGGCCCGAGCGGTTCGCGAGGCCCTGTACGAGGTGATCGACCCGGATCTCGGCGTCAACATCGTGGACCTGGGGTTCGTGCGACACGTCCAGGTGGACGACGACGGTGCCGCGGCCATCACCATGACCCTCACCTCGGCCGCCTGCCCGCTGACGAGGGTGATGGAGGACCAGATCCGCACGGTACTGCTCGAGGGCACCGGCGGCCTCGTGCGCGACTTCCGGATCGAGTGGTCCTGGCTGCCGGCGTGGCGCCCGGCCGACATCAGCGAGGACGGGCGCGAGCAGTTGCGTGCGATCGGCTTCACCCACTTCTGA
- a CDS encoding NAD(P)/FAD-dependent oxidoreductase: MSGQRCVLVGGGVAAASAASHLRGRGFDGEILLVGEEPDPPYERPPLSKGFLAGSTDFGELHARQPGWYAEQEIELRLGVRAESIDPVARSVTLSSGELLAYDALVLATGLRPRSLPGFDGERVHYLRTAADARRLHAELARSQRLVVLGAGFVGCEVAATAAGLGKQVTVFEPAGTPLERALGSAIGAVLTEIHREHGVEVRAGEYVSSLVHTGDGLLLTTNLGHRVECDLVLVSVGSEPNVELAAQAGLATGNGILVDEYGRTTAPGVYAIGDVAAQYHPVYRGRIRVEHHDNAVRQGANVAATLTDADEGHADTYWFWSDQYEHSLQAAGRPHDLSALVIRGSLEERSFSAFSLVGDRIRGVISLNRPADVLAVRRLLFEPHQVSAEQLRDESVPLKRLVPRTRGAAARV; encoded by the coding sequence ATGAGTGGCCAGCGCTGCGTGCTCGTGGGAGGCGGCGTCGCAGCCGCGTCGGCCGCCTCCCACCTGCGCGGCCGCGGGTTCGACGGCGAGATCCTGCTGGTCGGTGAGGAACCGGACCCACCGTACGAGCGGCCCCCGCTGTCGAAGGGTTTCCTCGCCGGAAGCACGGACTTCGGCGAGCTGCACGCCCGGCAGCCCGGGTGGTACGCCGAGCAGGAGATCGAACTGCGGCTGGGCGTCCGGGCCGAATCGATCGATCCGGTCGCCCGCTCGGTGACGCTGTCCAGCGGTGAGCTGCTGGCCTATGACGCGCTGGTGCTCGCGACCGGCCTGCGGCCACGGTCGCTGCCGGGGTTCGACGGCGAGCGCGTGCACTACCTCCGCACCGCGGCCGACGCGAGGCGACTGCACGCCGAGCTGGCGCGGTCACAGCGTCTTGTCGTTCTCGGTGCGGGGTTCGTGGGCTGTGAGGTCGCCGCCACCGCGGCCGGGCTCGGCAAACAGGTGACGGTCTTCGAACCGGCCGGTACCCCGCTGGAGCGGGCGCTCGGCTCGGCGATCGGGGCCGTTCTGACGGAGATCCACCGGGAGCACGGCGTCGAAGTCCGCGCGGGGGAGTACGTCTCCTCGCTGGTACACACCGGGGACGGCCTGCTGCTGACCACCAACCTGGGCCACCGGGTGGAATGCGATCTGGTGTTGGTGAGCGTGGGGTCCGAGCCCAATGTCGAGCTCGCCGCCCAGGCCGGGCTGGCCACCGGAAACGGGATTCTGGTCGACGAGTACGGGCGGACGACGGCGCCCGGGGTGTATGCGATCGGGGACGTCGCGGCCCAGTACCACCCGGTTTACCGCGGGCGAATCCGCGTCGAGCACCACGACAACGCGGTGCGGCAAGGTGCGAACGTCGCCGCCACCCTGACCGACGCGGACGAGGGACACGCCGACACGTACTGGTTCTGGTCGGATCAGTACGAGCACAGTCTGCAGGCGGCAGGCCGGCCGCACGACCTGAGCGCACTGGTGATCCGCGGTTCGCTGGAGGAGCGGAGCTTCTCCGCCTTCTCGCTGGTCGGCGACCGGATCCGGGGCGTGATCTCGCTGAACCGGCCCGCCGACGTGCTGGCGGTGCGCCGCCTGCTGTTCGAGCCGCACCAGGTGAGCGCCGAGCAGCTGCGGGACGAGTCGGTCCCGCTCAAGCGGCTGGTGCCACGGACCCGCGGGGCGGCCGCCCGAGTCTGA
- a CDS encoding Rieske 2Fe-2S domain-containing protein, with protein sequence MSSAMTGQWQEAMALDDLWEGEMEGVEIGGKKVLLVNVDGEIRAYENRCPHQAWALDEGDFDGREITCVRHMWVFDALEGHGVNPDNCRLSGFPCRVSEDGMILVDVG encoded by the coding sequence ATGAGCAGCGCGATGACCGGTCAGTGGCAGGAGGCCATGGCGCTCGACGACCTCTGGGAAGGCGAGATGGAGGGCGTCGAGATCGGTGGGAAGAAGGTCCTTCTGGTCAATGTGGACGGTGAGATCCGGGCGTACGAGAACAGGTGCCCGCATCAGGCGTGGGCGCTCGACGAGGGTGATTTCGACGGGCGGGAGATCACCTGCGTGCGCCACATGTGGGTGTTCGACGCCCTCGAGGGGCACGGCGTCAACCCGGACAACTGCCGCCTGAGCGGGTTCCCGTGCCGGGTGAGCGAGGACGGCATGATCCTGGTGGACGTCGGATGA
- a CDS encoding ferritin family protein, producing MTVPAKKPRPRRTFSAFGDVRRMPSEYEVVTHAQNWTTRSNRLAAFEQNPSSPANLWFLTYRENSPLKAEDWEQFRDPDALTYRAYVSMQAEAEAKTGGVLDEYAQAEADRTLSPGQLALLGAMFTPSRYLVHGCQQIEAYIGYMAPTSYITNAAGFAAADFLRRVTLTAYRTKELQLAHPGSGIGEAERRVWETDESWQPARRAIEKALIAYDWGEAFTALNLVLAPTLDDVLIRQFREVCRDNGDQLSWLLASFLQADNARRNRWSAALVSFCVGQQASSADALRRWIRRWTPIADDAASGLGRLLENRPERGRDAGEVVAGARAAREAFHARVFEGLR from the coding sequence ATGACCGTTCCGGCGAAGAAACCGCGCCCCCGCCGCACGTTCAGCGCGTTCGGCGACGTCCGCAGGATGCCGAGCGAGTACGAGGTGGTGACCCACGCGCAGAACTGGACGACCCGGTCCAACCGGCTCGCCGCGTTCGAGCAGAACCCGTCGTCGCCGGCGAACCTGTGGTTCCTCACCTACCGGGAGAACTCGCCGCTCAAGGCCGAGGACTGGGAGCAGTTCCGCGACCCGGACGCGCTGACCTACCGCGCCTACGTTTCGATGCAGGCCGAGGCCGAAGCGAAGACCGGTGGCGTGCTCGACGAATACGCCCAGGCCGAGGCGGACCGGACGCTGTCTCCGGGGCAGTTGGCGTTGCTGGGCGCGATGTTCACGCCGTCCCGGTACCTGGTGCACGGTTGTCAGCAGATCGAGGCCTACATCGGGTACATGGCGCCGACGTCCTACATCACGAACGCCGCGGGGTTCGCCGCTGCGGACTTCCTGCGACGGGTCACGCTCACCGCCTACCGCACCAAGGAGCTGCAGCTCGCCCACCCCGGTTCGGGGATCGGCGAGGCCGAGCGGCGGGTCTGGGAGACCGACGAGAGCTGGCAACCGGCCCGGCGGGCGATCGAGAAGGCGCTGATCGCCTACGACTGGGGCGAGGCGTTCACCGCGCTCAACCTGGTTCTCGCGCCCACCTTGGACGACGTGCTGATCCGCCAGTTCCGGGAGGTCTGCCGGGACAACGGCGACCAGCTTTCGTGGCTGCTGGCCTCGTTCCTGCAGGCGGACAACGCACGGCGCAACCGCTGGAGCGCAGCGCTGGTGTCGTTCTGCGTGGGGCAGCAGGCCAGCAGCGCGGACGCACTGCGGCGCTGGATCCGGCGCTGGACCCCGATCGCCGATGACGCCGCTTCCGGGCTGGGCAGGCTGCTCGAGAACCGCCCGGAGCGCGGTCGCGACGCCGGCGAGGTGGTGGCCGGTGCCCGCGCCGCACGCGAGGCCTTCCACGCGCGGGTGTTCGAGGGGTTGCGATGA